In Haliotis asinina isolate JCU_RB_2024 chromosome 16, JCU_Hal_asi_v2, whole genome shotgun sequence, the following are encoded in one genomic region:
- the LOC137268058 gene encoding uncharacterized protein has protein sequence MLPLTDAARRACICMLVITCFAGKSASEEIQYEELSKKPCPYFYEKRFAAPSPGLINCSWYSNQACCKRTEVTSVFSSMYPLHQATKICRFQMNYLMCYFCSPDQYLFYRDKLMVCSEYCDSLYEDCKTASFEGDTIGYKYQNGTAFCEAQNFQVVEGTNCFEYDPTVFDMATRMSQSSIVTVSLVFIVHFLFHSFRRLL, from the exons ATGTTACCTCTAACCGATGCAGCTCGGCGCGCGTGCATTTGTATGTTAGTGATAACGTGCTTTGCTGGGAAAAGTGCGTCAGAAGAAATACAATATGAGGAGCTGTCAAAAAAACCGTGCCCTTATTTCT atgAAAAGCGGTTTGCAGCCCCATCTCCAGGCCTCATCAACTGTTCCTGGTACTCAAACCAAGCTTGCTGCAAGCGCACAGAAGTGACATCAGTGTTCTCCAGCATGTATCCCCTTCATCAGGCCACCAAGATATGCCGCTTCCAGATGAACTATCTGATGTGCTACTTTTGTAGCCCAGACCAGTACCTCTTTTACAGGGA CAAGCTGATGGTGTGTTCTGAGTACTGCGATTCACTGTATGAAGACTGCAAGACAGCCTCCTTTGAAGGGGACACTATTG GCTACAAGTATCAAAATGGAACAGCTTTCTGTGAAGCCCAAAACTTCCAAGTGGTTGAAGGCACCAACTGCTTCGAGTATGACCCCACTGTGTTTGACATGGCAACAAGGATGTCCCAGTCTTCTATTGTTACAGTCTCTCTTGTCTTTATTGTCCACTTCCTCTTCCACAGTTTCAGGAGACTGCTGTGA